In Homo sapiens chromosome 11, GRCh38.p14 Primary Assembly, one DNA window encodes the following:
- the FADD gene encoding FAS-associated death domain protein: MDPFLVLLHSVSSSLSSSELTELKFLCLGRVGKRKLERVQSGLDLFSMLLEQNDLEPGHTELLRELLASLRRHDLLRRVDDFEAGAAAGAAPGEEDLCAAFNVICDNVGKDWRRLARQLKVSDTKIDSIEDRYPRNLTERVRESLRIWKNTEKENATVAHLVGALRSCQMNLVADLVQEVQQARDLQNRSGAMSPMSWNSDASTSEAS; this comes from the exons ATGGACCCGTTCCTGGTGCTGCTGCACTCGGTGTCGTCCAGCCTGTCGAGCAGCGAGCTGACCGAGCTCAAGTTCCTATGCCTCGGGCGCGTGGGCAAGCGCAAGCTGGAGCGCGTGCAGAGCGGCCTAGACCTCTTCTCCATGCTGCTGGAGCAGAACGACCTGGAGCCCGGGCACACCGAGCTCCTGCGCGAGCTGCTCGCCTCCCTGCGGCGCCACGACCTGCTGCGGCGCGTCGACGACTTCGAGGCGGGGGCGGCGGCCGGGGCCGCGCCTGGGGAAGAAG ACCTGTGTGCAGCATTTAACGTCATATGTGATAATGTGGGGAAAGATTGGAGAAGGCTGGCTCGTCAGCTCAAAGTCTCAGACACCAAGATCGACAGCATCGAGGACAGATACCCCCGCAACCTGACAGAGCGTGTGCGGGAGTCACTGAGAATCTGGAAGAACACAGAGAAGGAGAACGCAACAGTGGCCCACCTGGTGGGGGCTCTCAGGTCCTGCCAGATGAACCTGGTGGCTGACCTGGTACAAGAGGTTCAGCAGGCCCGTGACCTCCAGAACAGGAGTGGGGCCATGTCCCCGATGTCATGGAACTCAGACGCATCTACCTCCGAAGCGTCCTGA